The Desulfofundulus salinus genome includes the window ATAGGCAATTCCCTTCACATTGACACGGATCACCGCTCCCACCTCCGTAAAACTTGCCCGGGCTAAACCTGCCCGTGACCTGCCCGATCTTATTGCTATTTTATCACTAAATTATCAATTTTTAAATAAAATATTGATTACCCAGCCCGCAACACTGGTCAGGAGAGCCCCCCAGAAGGCACCGCCAAAGCTATAGACGTGAAAGCCGGGTACCAGCCAGGCAGTTATGGTGAAGGTTATGGCATTGATGACAAAGATAAACAGGCCCAGGGTAATGACCGTTAACGGCAGGGTAAGGAATAATAACACCGGCCGCACAAAAGTATTTACCAGACCCAGGACAAAGGCTGCCAGTACCGCCGGGCCGATGCCCACGATACGAAACCCGGGTACGATTAAATCAATTAACAGCAGAGCCAGTCCGTTAAGACAGATGGTCGCAAGCCAGCGCATGAGAAAACTCCTTTTACTGAACATTTACTTAAATCTTTCGCCGCTTCTGGCCCGGTTCCTGCTGACAAACTTAAAAGTTCCGTCCCTATGTTGGCAGTGACGCGCCCCCCCTTGCCGGAGCAGGAATTAAAACCCACCTGTCGAATAACATATGACTAATGGAGGTGGGTGTGTGTCTACCCGAAAAGAAGTTTCCCGCCGGCCCGGTGAGGCCGGTTTGCCTGCCGCGTCTCTTCTGGAAGGGGCGGCTGTAGCCGTCCCGGCGGTGTTGACCGGGCAGAATTTTTATCACCCGCTGGTATTCCTGCTCCTGGGGTTCTATACCTCCTGGCGGGTGGGACGCGTCCGGCAGGCTTGCTTTTTTGGGGGCTTTTGCCTGGGGGCTGTGGCCACTGCTACGGCAATCTTCGGGGTAAGCGGTAAAGTCTTGCCTGCGAAAGCACTGGCAGTTATAATGCTGGTCATTGCCGTTTTTGCTGCTTACCGCCTTTTTTCCGGGGCACACTTTTTTGCTACTTATTACCACACGCCCCTGGCCTGGGTAACTACTTTGAGCTGGGCCCTTGTTACGGGTCTTTTCGTGCGGGGTGCCGGGGTCGGTGATGTGGGGGTGATGATCACTCCCATGCTCTGGCTTTGCCTGTTGCCCCTTTGGGCGTCCTCCTGGCGCCTGCTGCACAGCCTGCTCTTTGCCGTAACCTATTTGGCCGCGGTGTACCTGCCGGAGTTACCCGGCGGCGGTATTAACCTGCTGGCCGGGCAATGGCCGGTGGGAGTTGCCGCTCTGGGTCTGGCTCTGGTGCCTGAACTTTTGGGCTACCTTTACCCCGGGCGAAAACACCCCCTGGATTCCCTGCCGGTGATCACTCCAACGCTAAACTGGCGGCAGAAATTAAAGGCCTGGCGGGAGGTATTTTTTCTCCTGGGTGATTTCTATGCCCTGAACATGGAAAAGTATGCCTGGTTTGTGCGGTCGGCTCATTACGGGCGGTACTTCATTTTCCTGGGGGCAGCAGGGGAAATTGTGGCCCCGCTGCTGGATTTGCTGCCGTGGCTTGCATGGCTGGCCGGGTTTTTAGCCCTTGCCGGTATGCTGATGGAGCTGGGCGCTGGCAACTACGGGGTGATGATCCCCGGGCTGGGTTTCTACGGTGTGGCTATGGCTGCCGGCCGGGGTTTCCTGGCCGGCCCGGTCCAGTATTTTCCCCTGGTCTGTGGTACCCTTCTGGTTCTGCTGTCCTTTGTCCTCTGGCAGGGCCGGCCCCGGGAAACCCCGCAAGAGTTGCAAAGGTGGAAAGAATTGAACTTTCCGGCTACCTTGCCTTCCGACGGGCAATGATATGGTAGAGCCTGCCGTCATGGCTGCCCCGGGGCTGGTAGTCAAAACCGGCTGCCTCCAGGATTTCCGTAACCTGGTCGGCCTGGTGGGCGTCGGTAGCTTCCATAACGATGTTGAGCTCATCATCTTCGCCCAGGCCGTTTAAAGCGGACTGCAGCCGTGCTATTCCCCGTTCGTTAATAACCGGTTCCAGGTGAATGGTGATATCTGCCATCTCCATTTATACCTCCCATGTTAGCTTTTCCATTATAGCCTTGTCTATGTATGGTGCAGATGTTCGGTAAAAACCGCTTTGTTAACTACAGGGCACGGCGTTGCCCGGAAAGATAACCTATGAGGTGGAGCTGCAGCGTTAGCTGCGGCTTCTCTTTTTTGATCGGCAACAACACCGGCCTTTTTTAATTTCCCCCTCGATGGGGGGTTTTGGCGGAGGCAGGGATTGCAGTTTGATGACGCTGCGACGTGCAGGCCGGTTTACCCAAACACTCCTGTACCGCCTTTAACCCCCTTTTCCCTGAAGTGCGGTGTATGGGAGAGCCTGAATGTTTTTTGACTTTGTGGCGGCCTGCTGTCAGTGGAGATAGTGTAAAATAAAATCGAGGTTTCCAGTATAGAGGAA containing:
- a CDS encoding phage holin family protein; amino-acid sequence: MRWLATICLNGLALLLIDLIVPGFRIVGIGPAVLAAFVLGLVNTFVRPVLLFLTLPLTVITLGLFIFVINAITFTITAWLVPGFHVYSFGGAFWGALLTSVAGWVINILFKN